The Bacillus sp. Y1 genome includes the window CACTGGATTGAGTGGATTATAAACCCCTGTCGGTTATTTGTGCTGACAGGGGATTGATAGAACTGTGATAGTGAAGAACTATTTAAAAGTCCAATAATGATTCAAGAAAAAGTTTACGAGTGGAATCGTCAGCGTGGTAGCTATTTCTCCGATTAAATAATGAAAGGAGAGTACCTGGACGAGTGTATACATGATGACAAAATTCAATGTGAATCCGATAGAGGCTACGATGAAGAAACGCACTAATTTCTGCTTTGAAAACTCACCGCCAAAAGTAAACTTCATATTAAGAATGAAAGAAAAAAGAGTCATGATAACAAATGAAATAATGGAAGAGATTATAGGCTCCTTACCTATTCGCTCTACCAATATAAACATTGAAAGAAAATAGATACAAGTGCAAATGCAGCCAACTAAGCTATACATCATAAATTTTTGAACAATGGGTTTCCTAACAAGCATATAGGCATCCTTTCTAAATGGCTGTTAGTTCTTTTATATCATGTACGATGCGAAATGAAAATATTTTTTCAATAATCATTAACTATTTACATAGTAATTGGATATACTATACAATGAAAATGCAACCCATTAAATTTTGATAAGGGAGTATGTTTTATGTTAGGTGTCGTTCTTAACTAATCCAATCAATTGGATACGAGCATTCCGGTTTGTTTTCTAACCTTGAAAATTTCAAGGTTTTAGGAAGCTTATTTATCTATGGCCGCGAATGTAGTTAAGAACAATGGTCAAAAACAAGCATACTATCCTTAGCCGAGAGTGTAGCTGTGCACCACTGTGTAACAGCTTTTTATTTTGGTTAAATAGTCTGAACAGAATGCTTTTTAATAGGATTCTGTTTACTTGCCGCGTTGACTCGTTCAACGCGGTTATTTTTATTTTTAGGAGGAAAAAAGTTGAATAATCATACGTTTGAAACATTGCAATTTGAAGTGATTAAAGAGGAAATTGCCCATTATGCGTTAACCAACCAAGGAAAAGAAAAGGTGTTACAACTCACACCTTCCTTTCATTTAATACAAATCCAATCATGGATCGATGAGGTAACTGAAGCAGTGGAGATCATGAAAAAGAGCTCAAGTGTACCAGTTCACGGACTAGAAGGAATTGATACTTTACTAAATAGTATCAATAAAGGGGTTGCTCTTCGTGCTGACATATTAATGAAGCTTCATGAATTTTTAGATTGCTGTGGGAAAATGAGACGCTTTATGAAAGATAAGGAGTTTATGGCCCCTCGAGTCACAAGCTATATTTACTCCATTGATGAATTGCCTGGATTGGCAGAGGAAATTAATCGCTGTATCCGAAACGGAGTTGTGGACGATTACGCAAGTAAGGAATTACTTAAAATTAGAAAACAATTGGCAATACAAGAGGAGCGATTAAAAGAAAAACTTCAACAAATCGTCCGATCATCCAAACTAAAAACCTATTTGCAGGAAAGTGTTATCAGTCAAAGAGATGGAAGATACGTGATACCTGTGAAAAAGGAATATCGTCAAAAAGTAAAAGGGACGGTTCTAGATACTTCTGCCTCAGGATCGACGTTATTTATTGAGCCTGAAGAAGTTACCACTTACCAAGACCAACTTACCTGGATAAAGATGGATGAAGAAGCAGAAACTCAAAAGATTTTAATGTATCTTACCGGGTTAGTCGAAGGAAAAGAACAGCAAATCCGATTGGCAGTCGAAACAATGGTTCACTATGACTTTTTGTTTGCCAAGGCAAAGTTTAGCCGAGCAATCGATGGGAGAAGTGTATCCATAAACGAATCACACTTTATTGAATTAATTGAAGCAAGACATCCTTTAATAGGTAAGAATGTTGTCCCATTATACTTTAAGCTAGGTGCACCTGAAAATGCGTTAGTCATTACAGGTCCTAACACGGGTGGGAAAACGGTTGTCATAAAAACCGTTGGACTCTTAACACTAATGGCCCAAGCGGGTTTACACTTACCGGTTGCAGAAGGCAGTTCAGTGAGTATTTTTCAAAATATCTTAGTGGATATTGGGGATGGACAGAGTATTTTAGAAAACCTAAGTACCTTTAGTTCACGAATCGTAAATATTATTGACATTTTAAAAGAAGCCAATGATCGTACGTTAGTTTTATTGGATGAATTAGGTTCAGGAACTGATCCCGCTGAAGGAATGGGGCTTGCAACAGCAATCCTGGAGCAACTCTATAAGAAGGGAGCGACGTTATTAGCAACCACTCATTACAGTGAAATCAAAGAGTTTGCAGATCACCAGGATGGATTCATTAACGGATCGATGGAATTTGACTTAGACACTCTTCGTCCAACGTATCGTTTAATTATAGGAAAGGGAGGAGAGAGCCAAGCGTTTGCGATTGCGTTAAAGCTAGGTATTCACCCGAAAATCATCGAACGAGCTCATCAAATAACCTATAAAGAAGAAAAGGTGTATCCAGAATCGCATGTATTACTTCAGGAAAAAATAGAACTCGAGAAGCAAATCATAATCAATAAATATCAATCGAGAGAAAAAGTAATGAAAGTTTCAAATCCTTCAGTACAAAAGTTTAATCAGGGTGATAATGTCATCGTCTCTCCTGAAAATGTGTTTGGTATTGTGTATAAAGGTCCAGACGAAAAAGGGAACTACATTGTTCAAATAAAAGGAGAAAAGGGATCTTATAACCATAAGCGTTTAACCCTTCATATTGAAGCAAGTGAGTTGTATCCGCCAGATTATGATTTCGATATTATATTTCAAACAAAAGAAAATCGAAAGTTAGATAAAATGTTATCAAAGAGACATATGGAGGGACAAAGCATTAATCACAAAAGTTAAACATGATTATTCCTGATTTGGGTACACTACAGGGAAAGAGAGTCAGGAAGGGAGAAATCATGGAACATACCTATCACGATGTAAAATTAACTGCTCCAGAGGTAGGAAGCTTGTGGATGCAGTATATAAGTGACAGTTTGTCCAAATGTGTTCTTGACCATTTTATTTATCATGTAAAAGACGAAGCAATTGGAAAAGTGCTGCGTTATGCCCGTAATTTATCGGAAAATCATCTCGAGAA containing:
- a CDS encoding endonuclease MutS2 — encoded protein: MNNHTFETLQFEVIKEEIAHYALTNQGKEKVLQLTPSFHLIQIQSWIDEVTEAVEIMKKSSSVPVHGLEGIDTLLNSINKGVALRADILMKLHEFLDCCGKMRRFMKDKEFMAPRVTSYIYSIDELPGLAEEINRCIRNGVVDDYASKELLKIRKQLAIQEERLKEKLQQIVRSSKLKTYLQESVISQRDGRYVIPVKKEYRQKVKGTVLDTSASGSTLFIEPEEVTTYQDQLTWIKMDEEAETQKILMYLTGLVEGKEQQIRLAVETMVHYDFLFAKAKFSRAIDGRSVSINESHFIELIEARHPLIGKNVVPLYFKLGAPENALVITGPNTGGKTVVIKTVGLLTLMAQAGLHLPVAEGSSVSIFQNILVDIGDGQSILENLSTFSSRIVNIIDILKEANDRTLVLLDELGSGTDPAEGMGLATAILEQLYKKGATLLATTHYSEIKEFADHQDGFINGSMEFDLDTLRPTYRLIIGKGGESQAFAIALKLGIHPKIIERAHQITYKEEKVYPESHVLLQEKIELEKQIIINKYQSREKVMKVSNPSVQKFNQGDNVIVSPENVFGIVYKGPDEKGNYIVQIKGEKGSYNHKRLTLHIEASELYPPDYDFDIIFQTKENRKLDKMLSKRHMEGQSINHKS
- a CDS encoding GtrA family protein, which codes for MLVRKPIVQKFMMYSLVGCICTCIYFLSMFILVERIGKEPIISSIISFVIMTLFSFILNMKFTFGGEFSKQKLVRFFIVASIGFTLNFVIMYTLVQVLSFHYLIGEIATTLTIPLVNFFLNHYWTFK